The following are encoded together in the Onychostoma macrolepis isolate SWU-2019 chromosome 03, ASM1243209v1, whole genome shotgun sequence genome:
- the cpsf4 gene encoding cleavage and polyadenylation specificity factor subunit 4 isoform X1, with amino-acid sequence MQELIACVDHIKFDLEIAVEQQLGAQPLPFPGMDKSGAAVCEFFMRAACMKGGMCPFRHISGEKTVVCKHWLRGLCKKGDQCEFLHEYDMTKMPECYFYSKFGECSNKECPFLHIDPESKIKDCPWYDRGFCKHGPDCRHRHTRRVICVNYLVGFCPEGKSCKFMHPRFELPMGAAEQPPLPQQAQSQQKFNFQQQNMQPINRLSQSLIQLTNTNINNNQRMPNAVGIVHSNNNMGGPRGPRPLDQVTCYKCGEKGHYANKCTKGHLAFLSGQ; translated from the exons ATGCAGGAATTAATCGCGTGTGTCGATCATATCAAGTTTGATCTAGAAATTGCTGTAGAACAACAATTAGGCGCTCAACCATTGCCTTTTCCAGGAATGGATA aATCTGGCGCAGCTGTATGCGAGTTCTTCATGAGAGCTGCCTGTATGAAAG GTGGAATGTGTCCTTTCCGACACATCAGTGGAGAAAAGACTGTGGTGTGCAAGCACTGGCTTAGAGGTTTATGCAAGAAAGGAGACCAATGTGAATTTTTACATGAGTATGATATGACAAAGATGCCTGAATGTTATTTCTACTCTAAATTTG GGGAGTGCAGTAATAAAGAGTGTCCATTTTTGCACATTGACCCAGAATCTAAGATTAAAGATTGCCCGTGGTATGATAGGGGGTTTTGTAAGCATG GTCCGGATTGCAGGCACAGACACACAAGAAGAGTCATCTGTGTAAATTACCTTGTTGGCTTCTGCCCGGAGGGCAAGTCATGCAAATTTATGCA CCCAAGATTTGAACTCCCTATGGGTGCTGCTGAACAGCCACCATTACCACAACAGGCACAGTCTCAGCAAAAG TTTAATTTCCAGCAGCAAAACATGCAGCCCATAAACAGGTTATCACAGTCACTCATCCAGTTAACCAACACCAATATCAACAACAACCAGAGAATGCCAAATGCTGTTGGGATAGTGCACTCTAATAACAACATGGGTGGACCTCGCGGTCCTCGTCCACTGGATCAAGTTACATGCTACAAG TGCGGTGAGAAGGGCCATTACGCAAACAAATGCACAAAAGGACACCTGGCTTTTTTGAGTGGACAGTAA
- the atp5mf gene encoding ATP synthase subunit f, mitochondrial, translating to MADKPVALAQKKLMDVKLGQLPSWLGTRDFTPNGLLGSVRGGYERYYNKYINVKRGGIGGIAMFIAGYIALSYLWEYDHIKHDRWRKYH from the exons TGGCTCTAGCCCAGAAGAAGCTTATGGACGTCAAGCTCGGACAGCTACCATCGTGGCTGGGAACAAGAGACTTCACCCCAAATGGACTTCTTGGTAGTGTTCGTGGAG GATATGAGAGATATTACAACAAATACATCAATGTGAAGAGAGGTGGTATTGGTGGAATTGCCATGTTCATTGCTGGTTATATTGCCCTGAGCTACCTCTGGGAATACGATCACATCA AGCATGACAGGTGGAGGAAGTACCACTGA
- the cpsf4 gene encoding cleavage and polyadenylation specificity factor subunit 4 isoform X2, with translation MQELIACVDHIKFDLEIAVEQQLGAQPLPFPGMDKSGAAVCEFFMRAACMKGGMCPFRHISGEKTVVCKHWLRGLCKKGDQCEFLHEYDMTKMPECYFYSKFGECSNKECPFLHIDPESKIKDCPWYDRGFCKHGPDCRHRHTRRVICVNYLVGFCPEGKSCKFMHPRFELPMGAAEQPPLPQQAQSQQKQQNMQPINRLSQSLIQLTNTNINNNQRMPNAVGIVHSNNNMGGPRGPRPLDQVTCYKCGEKGHYANKCTKGHLAFLSGQ, from the exons ATGCAGGAATTAATCGCGTGTGTCGATCATATCAAGTTTGATCTAGAAATTGCTGTAGAACAACAATTAGGCGCTCAACCATTGCCTTTTCCAGGAATGGATA aATCTGGCGCAGCTGTATGCGAGTTCTTCATGAGAGCTGCCTGTATGAAAG GTGGAATGTGTCCTTTCCGACACATCAGTGGAGAAAAGACTGTGGTGTGCAAGCACTGGCTTAGAGGTTTATGCAAGAAAGGAGACCAATGTGAATTTTTACATGAGTATGATATGACAAAGATGCCTGAATGTTATTTCTACTCTAAATTTG GGGAGTGCAGTAATAAAGAGTGTCCATTTTTGCACATTGACCCAGAATCTAAGATTAAAGATTGCCCGTGGTATGATAGGGGGTTTTGTAAGCATG GTCCGGATTGCAGGCACAGACACACAAGAAGAGTCATCTGTGTAAATTACCTTGTTGGCTTCTGCCCGGAGGGCAAGTCATGCAAATTTATGCA CCCAAGATTTGAACTCCCTATGGGTGCTGCTGAACAGCCACCATTACCACAACAGGCACAGTCTCAGCAAAAG CAGCAAAACATGCAGCCCATAAACAGGTTATCACAGTCACTCATCCAGTTAACCAACACCAATATCAACAACAACCAGAGAATGCCAAATGCTGTTGGGATAGTGCACTCTAATAACAACATGGGTGGACCTCGCGGTCCTCGTCCACTGGATCAAGTTACATGCTACAAG TGCGGTGAGAAGGGCCATTACGCAAACAAATGCACAAAAGGACACCTGGCTTTTTTGAGTGGACAGTAA